The genome window GGGGCGTGTTCATTGGTGTCTCCTTCAGACAGTTTTTTGATATTGATGATCCAAGAACGCTTAGTGCCGGTACGCGTCTGCTCAAGGGGGTAGCCTTGGGATGCGAGCTTAGACAATTCGCGACCGACCTGACGTGTTGTGTACTTGGCCGCGATACCGGCAAGACCGTCCTGATCGTTAAGCATGGCGGAAAGCAGCTCGGTGGCGGATCCCGTCCAGACATCGGAAACCTGCCCCTCGAAAAACTTCAGCAAAACCTCAAGGAATGAATAGGCACTGGATGAATGACGTGCCGCCTCGAACAGGGAAGCCTCACAGTACGTTTGAACACCGTACCGGGAATCACCCAGGACGTGATCAGGCGGTGACCAGTCGAGAAGCCAGCGCAGGAAAAACGGCAACTCCGCATGAATGATTTCCGCAACATCGTTGGGAAAGGTAAAGGTATCCCGCTCCGCCACACGGAAGAGATTGATTTTGTCGCGGTTCGACAAATCCACGTCGGGCAGAATACGAATCGACTCCGGGTCGGTGTTGCAGGTCACCACCACTCTGCCATTCCATTCGATCAACTTGTCCACGCGATATTTCTCGCGGACCGAGAAAGTACGGTTGGCCGCCATCTTTTTGATCAGGGCGGAAAATTTCATATGGGATTTGTTATCGGTCAATGGAACGACATCGTCGACCGCCCAGACTGCGGACTGGAATAGGTGGGAGTTAAAACCGTCCTCACCGGACAAAAACGACGAAGCATCAATATGGCCTCCGAAAATACGGGAGAGAATTACTGAGGACAGAAGTGTTTTTCCAGAGTTCGGAACACCGGCAAAGAACGACGCCTGACCGGGAAGCATTTTCCCGTCGAGAGCCGAAGAGTACCACCGGCGCAACCAGGCAAGGAAGTATTCCAACTGTTCGGCGGGGTCGAAAAGCGTTGAGAAATAAGACGCAAGCCAAAGAAACCCCGGACAGGTGTCAGGAGTCAGGGGACAGGGATCGGAAGACTGTGCGGATGCAGATGAGCAGACAGGAGTGTCTGCTCCACCTTCTGCAGGCTGCATGACAGAAGCGGTCGAGGTGTTCAAAACACGCAGACCGTTGACGTGAACGATACCTTTCGGACGATGTACCAAGGGGGCCGCACAGGCGATGTACTGCTGTTTTTGTATCCGGTGAATCGCCTGATCCACTGCACTGAATGCCGCACCACGGGGAACCGTAGAGGTCAAACCGCGCTCGACCTTCAGGTGCAAAGCGATGTCTGATTTGTTGTATGCCTGCCACTGGTCGTTGGAGAGTTTTGTCCAATAATCGCGCCCGTCGAAGAATACTTCGGACACGGCCCCGCCGATACGATCAGATTCAAACTGCCGGACAAACTGATGACCCAGAATCGCCGCCCAGGGGATAAACGCCTGCCCGCCGGTAAAACACTGCATGCCGGACTCGCGCACCACCGCCGCTGTTGCATTGTCGGCAGACGAATCCCAGAAGCGGACACCACGCACACCAATTTCAAATTCACCCTGCCAGACACCGGGATATTGTTTTTGCACTTCGTCCGCGATCAGCTCGATGGGGATCACCGGACCGATTTTTTTCCATGCGTAGTTATGGGTTGATTCAATCGCCCACTGCATCATCAGAGGTGCCGGGATCACATCATCAGATAAATGCTGCCACTGCGTACCCGCCTCGTAATATTTACAGGGATCAGAAAAGGCTTCCGCATCGAGACCGACCAGGATTTTTGAGAGCTTGAGTTTTTTCTTAACGTGCTTGAGCAGCTTCGCCGTCAGATCATTTTTATGCAGCGGGAAAGGTTGTTCCAGTTTCCACAACAGTCGCGCTCCCCCGGAAAAGGTACGGCAGATGTACTGGGGTTTGAAATCCCCACACCGTTCCAAAACCGTATCGCGCATGTTTTGATTTATGTCGCCGTCATAATCGGCAACCAGCCAGTGCAGAAAGACCGCCGGATTGTTTTTGGAATCAATGCGGGATGCGGCAATCAGACCTTCGAGACCGGAGTAAAAACAGTGCTCCACATCGGGTTTGTTCCATTGGGTTTTCTGAAGCGCATGGGTAGAGATATTCCACGGCTCGCACTCGGTTGCATGACAACACGAGAGATTTTTGATGGATAAAAACATGATGGTCTCCTTATTTGGTGTAGTGGGTAAAAATTCCGGCTTCGGCATCGACGGGACATCCGGAGAGCCAGTCCGGTGTGGTGCGCATGATTTCGAGGATTTGTTGTTTTGCTTCCTCTGCCTGCGCTTTGGGAACTTCGACGATCACTTCGTCGTGAACGTGAAAAACAATTCGTCCAATGTCTGAACGGTGTATCTGCAAAAGGTGTTGTGCGAACAGATCCCGGGCGGTGGCCTGGACAAGATTTTCGCAGAGCAGTCCGCCGTAGAGACTGCGATCCCGTCCGCCTCGTACTGTTTTGGCGGCGAAGTATCCACGGGGAGTTTTCCGAACATCGAAATATTGAAGGTGTCGTCCAGACGGCAGCTCGATTGCGTAGTCCCCGCCGGCACTGCGTTTGAAGTCGCGATCCAACCGTTTCCAGAGTCGGGAAATTTTCGGATTCTTGGATCGGAAGTCGGCAACGGTTTGTTTGGCATCGGCGAAGGAGAGTTCAATACCACCCAGATTTTTGGCGACTGTAACAAATTTTTTCGGGCCGCATCCGTATCCCAATCCCAGCACTCGCGCCTTTGCCAGTGATCGCATGGCAGGATCTTTTTCTTTCAGAGGCTCGGGATCACTGTATCCCATCGTTGCCCGCGCATGGGCTTCGTAAATATCCACACCGTTCCGAACGAGAGACAAGAAATCATGGTCATCAATCAGCCATGCCAAAATCCTGGGTTCGATCTGAGACAGGTCGGCAATGACAAACACACATCCATCCGAGGGTTGGAAACACTTCCGTAAATTGGCACCGAACATTTCACCTCTCGGCATGTTCTGCACATTGAATCCGGCATCACCGGACCAACGACCCGGTACCGCACCGAAGTATTTGAGGGAATACGGGAAGACCATTGGCTTTAGGCTTTGGGCTTTAGGAGACGGTGCGGGTTGCTCTGCGGGGATAGACAGGCTGGAAGCC of Tichowtungia aerotolerans contains these proteins:
- a CDS encoding primase-helicase family protein, whose translation is MFLSIKNLSCCHATECEPWNISTHALQKTQWNKPDVEHCFYSGLEGLIAASRIDSKNNPAVFLHWLVADYDGDINQNMRDTVLERCGDFKPQYICRTFSGGARLLWKLEQPFPLHKNDLTAKLLKHVKKKLKLSKILVGLDAEAFSDPCKYYEAGTQWQHLSDDVIPAPLMMQWAIESTHNYAWKKIGPVIPIELIADEVQKQYPGVWQGEFEIGVRGVRFWDSSADNATAAVVRESGMQCFTGGQAFIPWAAILGHQFVRQFESDRIGGAVSEVFFDGRDYWTKLSNDQWQAYNKSDIALHLKVERGLTSTVPRGAAFSAVDQAIHRIQKQQYIACAAPLVHRPKGIVHVNGLRVLNTSTASVMQPAEGGADTPVCSSASAQSSDPCPLTPDTCPGFLWLASYFSTLFDPAEQLEYFLAWLRRWYSSALDGKMLPGQASFFAGVPNSGKTLLSSVILSRIFGGHIDASSFLSGEDGFNSHLFQSAVWAVDDVVPLTDNKSHMKFSALIKKMAANRTFSVREKYRVDKLIEWNGRVVVTCNTDPESIRILPDVDLSNRDKINLFRVAERDTFTFPNDVAEIIHAELPFFLRWLLDWSPPDHVLGDSRYGVQTYCEASLFEAARHSSSAYSFLEVLLKFFEGQVSDVWTGSATELLSAMLNDQDGLAGIAAKYTTRQVGRELSKLASQGYPLEQTRTGTKRSWIINIKKLSEGDTNEHAPF